In one Solanum lycopersicum chromosome 11, SLM_r2.1 genomic region, the following are encoded:
- the LOC101258916 gene encoding L-ascorbate oxidase has product MSSSRLLLLFLVTLMLVGHSLAKTRHFKWEVGYIHWSTDGEESVVMGINGAFPGPTIRGRAGDIIVVELTNKLHTEGVVIHWHGIRQFGTPWADGTAAISQCAINAGETFVYRFKVDKAGTYFYHGHYGMQRSAGLYGSLIVDVAQGEREPFHYDGEFNLLLSDWWHKGSHEQEVDLSSNPMRWIGEPQTLLINGRGQYNCSMAAQFSNPRLPQCKLRGGEQYAPQILRVRPNKTYRLRLASTTALASLNLAIGGHKMVVVEADGNYVQPFSVQDIDIYSGESYSILFTTNQDPSKNYWISTSVRGREPNTPQALTLLNYLPNSPSKFPTLPPPIAPLWNDYNHSKSFSNKILALMGSPKPPIKNNRRIVLLNTQNKIDGYTKWAINNVSLVLPTTPYLGSIRYGINNAFDTRPPPDNFPRDYDVMKQAPNSNATYGNGVYMLKMNNTIDIILQNANALGKGASEIHPWHLHGHDFWVLGYGEGKFSDKDVKKFNLKNPPLRNTVVIYPYGWTALRFVTDNPGVWAFHCHIEPHLHMGMGVILAEGVHLVKNIPREALACGLTGKMLMTNKHN; this is encoded by the exons ATGTCTTCCTCaagattattgttattatttttggtgACATTGATGTTGGTTGGACATTCATTAGCAAAAACAAGGCATTTTAAATGGGAAGTTGGGTATATTCATTGGTCAACAGATGGTGAAGAAAGTGTTGTGATGGGAATAAATGGTGCATTTCCTGGTCCAACAATTAGGGGGCGTGCTGGGGACATAATTGTTGTTGAACTTACTAATAAACTTCATACCGAAGGTGTTGTTATTCATTGGCATGGGATCCGACAG tttgGAACACCATGGGCTGATGGAACTGCAGCAATATCTCAGTGTGCCATTAATGCTGGAGAAACATTTGTCTATAGGTTTAAAGTTGACAAG GCCGGGACATATTTCTATCATGGACACTATGGTATGCAAAGATCAGCAGGTCTATATGGTTCACTCATAGTGGATGTTGCACAAGGTGAAAGAGAACCATTCCATTATGATGGAGAATTCAATTTATTGCTAAGTGATTGGTGGCACAAAGGTTCACATGAACAAGAAGTTGACCTATCTTCAAATCCTATGCGTTGGATCGGTGAACCTCAG aCATTGTTGATAAATGGGAGAGGTCAATACAATTGTTCCATGGCGGCGCAGTTTAGCAACCCACGGCTTCCACAGTGCAAGTTAAGAGGGGGTGAGCAATACGCACCTCAGATTCTCCGCGTGCGCCCCAACAAGACATACAGGCTTAGGTTAGCCAGTACCACTGCATTGGCTTCACTCAACTTGGCAATTGGG GGTCACAAGATGGTGGTTGTAGAGGCAGATGGAAACTATGTTCAACCATTTTCAGTACAAGACATAGATATTTATTCAGGTGAAAGCTATTCAATTCTTTTCACCACAAATCAAGACCCTTCCAAAAACTATTGGATTTCAACAAGTGTAAGAGGAAGAGAACCAAACACACCACAAGCCCTCACTCTATTGAATTACCTCCCAAATTCACCATCCAAATTCCCAACATTACCACCACCTATTGCACCCCTTTGGAATGATTATAACCATAGCAAGTCATTTTCTAACAAAATTCTTGCCCTAATGGGATCACCTAAGCCACCAATTAAAAACAATCGTCGTATTGTTTTACTCAATACTCAGAATAAAATCGATGGTTACACAAAATGGGCTATTAATAACGTGTCATTAGTCTTACCAACGACTCCCTACTTAGGGTCCATTCGATATGGTATAAATAATGCTTTCGATACTAGACCTCCCCCGGATAATTTCCCTAGAGACTATGATGTTATGAAACAAGCACCAAATTCTAATGCTACATATGGAAATGGTGTGTATATGCTAAAGATGAATAATACAATTGACATTATACTACAAAATGCCAATGCACTAGGTAAAGGTGCAAGTGAAATACATCCATGGCATTTACATGGACATGATTTTTGGGTTTTGGGATATGGTGAAGGGAAGTTTAGTGACAAAGATGTTAAGAAGTTCAATTTAAAGAATCCACCATTGAGAAATACTGTTGTGATTTATCCCTATGGATGGACAGCACTAAGATTTGTGACTGATAATCCAGGAGTTTGGGCTTTTCATTGTCACATTGAGCCTCATTTGCATATGGGAATGGGAGTAATATTGGCTGAGGGTGTTCATCTTGTTAAGAATATACCTAGAGAAGCTTTGGCTTGTGGTTTGACAGGAAAAATGCTTATGACTAACAagcataattaa